The genomic segment TGGGTGAACTACATGCTGAAACAGTGCTCACCGTTAACCGAGAACACCAGACTTACTCCATATATACCTGCATTCACCACCACAAATAACCAGGTTTGTTTTTTGGGTTGTGCACAGAAAGCTAAGTCGTTCTCCTCGGTCATCCAAGAGAAACGACTAAAAGCtctgtgatgttgttgtgaTGAAGCATTTTTTGTCACAGGGCACACCAGGTGCTCTGGCCTCGCCGAGGGCAgttcatctctcctcctccatggaAGCTGTTTCTGTTGGTTTTTATGGAGGAATTTATAGCTTTTCCACTGGGTTTCTCAATGGTTAGTGGGTGCTGGAAATCACAGGCACTTTGCACCCGCTCTGTAAACCGCAACACTCCTGGGCCTATTAGGGGCTCCCATTGCCACACGCCGAATAATTAGGGCTGGCGGCAGCACTGGACCACAGAATTAggtcgagggagggggggggggggggggcaggagttattaacaggggggggggggtattctagGTCATGGCAGGGTAAGAAGTGAGAAAGAAggttttttttcctgtgtgaCTTAAGTTCGATCACAACTGCAAATGCTTTGAGGATTAACCAAGAGAAGGACGCTGAGGATGTTGCTGAGTCATGGCTGGTGTTAAAGTAAGAGAGTTTCTGTTTGGTGGAAAACGTAATAATTGTTCTGGTCTGAGCATCAAAGCCCGACTGAGCATGGGCATGGGGAAAGACGCGTGGAAACGTCTCTCATAATGCAATTTCATTGCATTTACCTCAAGTCCCGTCTTCTACAAAAAAACGACAATCTTGATGAAAATAAGTCGAAAAGTATTTTTCCATCAAGCTTGATTGCTTGCAGTCATCACTTCCCCTGCAGTCTGAATACTGTTCAAAGTGCAGCTCAAGTTTAAAACTAGTTTTTCTTTAATGCCGGCATCCAGCGCCTTTTGATCAGTGATCTTATTCTGTGTTCCCAAGCTCTTTGAATAAAGAGGAAGCaaagaaggaagaaagaaaaaagtaaagaaagaaagaccaaAGAACTAATAGAAAGAAAAAACCCAAACATGATTGCTGATAGTTTGCGTCACTGTCATCGGCACAGAAACAGGGGGCCGATGtccaaaagggggggggggggcccactgACATTCTTCATGTGATTGTGACGGATGTAAAATACATATTTCCGGAAGACACCATGTTGTCCAATATGCGTCCATCCTCCGTCAAAAACTTCACACGCTGGCGCAGCGCGGGGACGGGCAGAGGGATGGGGGCGGGGAGGAGCAGGCCAGCTGACTGTGGAAGCTGCCGATCCCTTGGCAGCCCACGCCGGTCGGACTCCCCGCCGCGAggcccaccgccgccgccgccgccaccgccgccgccgccatctcGCTGACGCCCAGCACGTCGGAGCACAGAGACTCCACGGCGTCCAGCCTCTCGATCTGCACCAGCCGCGTCAGCAGGTCGGGGATGCTGTAGCCGGCCGTGCTCACGCGCTCAAACAGCTGCAGGCCGTCGCTCATGCCCCCGATCTCGTCGCGCTTCAGGCCGAAGCTCTCGGCCAGGTGCCTCCAGGTCTTGACCACAGCCGCCTCGCTGCTGTACGAGGAGCTCAGCATGCGGCTGGCCTTCTCCAGGCAGTCAAAGGGCAGCTCCGTTGGGCTCAGCCCTGCAgggcagaggagggagagacgcaGGTTAAGAAGGAGTTTAAGACTCTTTGTGGTTAGCGATTGCTGGGATCAGACGATGCAGATGTTGCATGTTTTTCGAAGCTTGCATGCTATCTTTGCAAAGGGTTCTGAACAAACATTCACGCGCATAGTACGGCACAAAGGCATGCGCTAACGTCCTCCAACACAACTCGCAACCAGGGTTGCCCAATTCATTTCCAGTTAATTCTGTAACATATGTTGATCAGACTTCATCTGAAGAACAGTGTCATTTAGAAGTAGTGAATAGTCAATTTGACCGTCGTATAAAACCCTTGCGGTTATTGGCCTGTCAGTAACATGTGGCACGTGGTCAAAAGCTTGCGACGTTTTAGCCAGAACACCCCCAGCGACACCTCGTGGTAAAGTCCAGCATGTGTAAACGTTTGGCCTTTCCCACAATGTCTGTCAACCTCCTACGACGTGAACACCGACGTAGATCATTGGACCTCTCCTCTCACGCCCCGGGTAAACTTGACGCTAGTTCGTGATGACAGAATGCGTCGCGGTCAAACGTGAATGGTGCCCGGTCTCTAGGCCAAGACACGGAAATAATCCATTTGACATGGTGCTTTGGTGACCACCGAGAAAGACAAAGATGTACGGTGTCATCCCGGAATGAAAGGGGAATTGGTTTGCAAGCCGGGGAAACAACAGATAACAcagaccacaacaacaacaaaatacaatGCAGAGGGAGGCCAGAGCTGAGGTCAGGTTACAGTGCAGCAAAGGAAAGCATCGTAGTAAAGTGCTATTGACAGTTTAAGAGTCAAATGGCTGAAGGGAAAACAGAGGTCATGTATCACTTGATTCTCCTAGCAGGCTTACTAAAACGATGACCGGGCTAAAGGCTCCAACTCCTCCAGAAGGGGTCCTGATTATATTATCCTGAGCGTTCAGAATAGCAATAGCTTTACTAAGGTCCTGTTTGTCGTAAAGGTTCATAAACTGGGCCCGACTCCTGCCAGAAATGCTGATACCACTTTGCCTAGCCTTCCAAGGTGATGACCATGAGTAAGAAAATACAGACACAGTTGGTAAATGTGCTTCACAGTATTGTGACACAAACATCTGGGTTCACTAATCAATGCACAACACAGATATATTGCCTTGGCTCTGTGCATGTTTGGagtaaaaaaacatgtttttggaaTTTGGAACAGATAGTCTTTGGCTAATGTATCATGCAAACAAAATCTGCAAGTAGAGGGCATTTAAGAGACGTACCCTCTGCTACACTGCAGGCTCTGGCGTACAGATCCAGGATCTTTTTCCTGCGACTCTGTAGAATCTGAGGATGAAAAGATGAAGAAAGAAAGTTCAAGAAAACCCATTTCCACATATCTATACTTTTATGCAGCACGCAGTAAACGTTATAAAGATCCCTCTCTCCGCCTTACCCCTGTagttttgttgttattgttgatgGCGTTGGCGTTGCTTATGTGGTTCGCGTTGCTCATGTGGTTGGCGTTGTTGATCTGGCCGGAGCTGCCGATGTGGTTGGCTGATATGTTGTTGCCCGGGTTGGGGGTGGCGATGGGGCCGTTTGGGGTGCGATCCCGAGCCAGGAGTCCCAGGGAGAGCAGGCAGAGGTCGGGTTTGTTCCCCAGGTTGAGGAGGCACAGGTTGGGGTTGGCGCCGTTGGGCTCCGCTCCACCCTGCCTCTCCAAGGCCGCCTCTTCGTCGCTGTCCATGCTCCGGCTCAACAGCTGCTCGTTCTCCGACGACGCGTCGTTCTCACTGCACACGTGTGGAAGGACACAAACAGACCACGCTCATGAAGGTCTGTTCCTTCAGTGTACATAGAAACCATACAATGAGGACATAACACACTGAGGTTGTCTCGAATCATTTTCTTGGACGAACTGTCCAAAAAGGCAACTGAACTGATCCATTGCCAATAAGCGCCGACACGAAACAGAGGCTCGAAATATTAGTCATGTGTCTTGTTTTAGTTTGAATTGATTCTTACAAACGCTCCCCAAACGATTACTCTAAATTTTTCTCTGTTGCTTTTAAGATGTTCCGGTTTTTTTATCTCCCAAAAGCACCTAGCTCACAGAGTACCATTGTCTCAgggtctttctcactctccctctaacacacaacacaacacacacacaatgacattgTTTCCCAGGACATGGAACACCACCTCTGGCAGCCAGCACAATGAGTTAGCACATCCTCTGGCATGTCCTTCTACCGCACTGAAGCCTCCGACCAGGGAATCTATCCTCCCGGTGTCATCCAATAGGCTGTGTTTTCACCTGGTGACGACTGCACTGCGAGAGGGTCAATTGGGCAAAAataactctctcgctctctctttttctctatgATCTGGGCTCGATCGCTCTTCTGTGCCaagcctctcccccctcacaccGGCCGTAAAGCCACATAATTACTTTGctttatgacacacacacacacacacacacacacacacacacacacacacacacacagacacacacaaaaagcggCTAATCCTTGAGTGAACTTGTTTTTTTCCATCATGCCTTTGGGAGGCATCGTCCCCCGCACTGGGGTTTGATGATAagaacagatacacacacacacacacacacagaacacacgctgtactcacacacccccacacacacacacataccgctAAAAGAGCCAGCAGCAACCACTGTGATGCTGGCAGTGGCTTGTTTTGTGGCGGCTTAATTATAAAGATGATAAGGGGGAGTCTCCTATGTCTGTGGCCTCACACTCCTGTCACTACCACTTGCACCCAGCTAGGCAAGACAATGGACAATTCATGCTCACACATTTGTGTCTCCTGTCCAGTGTGAACACTGCCAAACACACAGAATAGTCTATGTGTTTTCCACAGGTCACAGCCACTGGTGTTGTACAAACACCACATTTATGTTAATTACACCGATTTTGGAAGGAAAGAAAATATCTTGAGGGAAAATAATATTGGACCAAATGAGTTTTGGGTTGAATCGCCTGTTACACACTGCATCAGCCCACTGTTGGAAACAACTTGTCCTCTTGTTCCTGTTTCTTCTTGTGTATCAATCCCTTCATGAGATGAGTATGCAAAATAGGGAACTAGGAACATGCATTTGCCATGTTTTACTAACAGACTACTCCATGGAAGTTATAAAGTTACTTATTTTTAAATTCaagtttttaaatgtgctaaaCAATAAATGTTAAATAATTGGCTGGAGTACGGCGCGTAAACATGTCATACATAGCACATGATTGGAATGTAACTAAATAGTGCCTGTGTTTATTCCTCAGCTATGTCCCAGATGGTATGAACACATCCACCACAATTGgaaagagtaaaaaaaaagaacaataaaacaaagataTAATGCTTCAGCAATGCATTTAGGCTGGAATGGTTTAAACCAGGGTTTACCATAATGAAGATAATTACATTGCATGGTTTCTGAAGAATGTATGGTTCCTTTATTCGTTCAAACAATGTAATGTGTCCGTATTGTTTTTTCATTGCATAAGTAAAAACACTGTGGCTTGTAAAATATAACATCTTTGCAGACGTAATGTGCAACTTTTATTTTCCAGTTTCGCATATTGGCAGCGTCTCTTagtctttttatttgaacttgGAGAGCTTTTACTTGCCTTTACTTAGTTACTATTCAAAGGGTCCGTTGGAGGTTGATTTTTAACCACCTTATGTGAGTTGAAACTGCTTACCTTTTCACTGTTTTCTGTATTGGTGTCTTCAGTTTGTCAAACTCATCCTTTTCTGAGTAGATAACCACATTATCtagtgaaaaaacaacaacagtaaaCCGTTAACATAGTGAAAGAACACTAATTCAACCTATAAAGAGTCCAGATGAAGAAGACGTATTTAAGAGAGAATGACTCAGAACAACGGAATTGTTAATTCTTCATTCTCaaatcatttgtgtgtgtgtgtgtgtgtgtgtgtgtgtgtgtgtgtgtgtgtgtgtgtgtgtgtgtgtgtgtgtgtgtgtgtgtgtgtgtgtgtgtgtgtgtgtgtgtgtgtgtgtgtgtgtgtgtgtgctctgttcaCAATCAAGAAGCTCATAGCTCCAAGCAGTACCGGAGATGGCTGTCACTCTGGTAGACAGTAAGTCAGTAAGTTAATAAGGCTCAATGGAATGAAGGACATTTGGTTTGACAGATAAACACAGACACTAATCAGTTGATCCGTAGTCCAAAAGCTATGTTCTCTCTGCATAACACACAAAGCCATGAACATGTATAACACTCACATTGCGATGTATCGACACTCTTTATGTAGGTATCTTTCACCGCACACATTGGTATGCGATGTGATTGTGGCTGCAAATCATTAAACtattatgtgtttgtctgtgtgtgtgtgtgtgtgtgtgtgtgtgtgtgtgtgtgttacagacacccacacacacacacacacacacacacacacacacacacacacacacacacacacacacacacacacacacacacacacacacacacacacacacacacacacacacacacacacacgcacacacacacacacacacagccacacacacaatagctaAGCGGTAGGTTGGTCTCGGGGCTAAATTGCGCGGAGGATCAGTGTCAGGACAGAAGTGGCCCTAAGCTGTATCCACATAGCTCACCTGCATGGTGGCAATACCTTGTGGTCCTGtgctacacatacacatgcataggGAACACGCATGTGAACAGCCTATGTGCCCTTAGGTCAATCCTATTGGTGGACATGGCGTGACTTGAATCTTAgtgggaatccatcttgcctttgctgatatttttttgtttgtgactAACCCTATATAATTGATATTGATATACATGCATGACATTTTCATGAttgccctaaccctagcccataAAACTAGCCCTAATTTGAGGAAGTCAAGTCAAATGCATTTCATATGTGCAATATTGCTTTTTTTGCGTGGTTTTCAGCGTATACCTACCAGAAACATCTTTCTTGTCCTCCAGTTTGTTGACCTGAGCTTCTACCGCCTTAACCACTTGTCCAGCACAGCATGCTtttgagacacacaaacacaaacacacacatacacaataaacaCCAAGTGATATAATCCAAATGGGAGTGTATGGGAGCGTGTGAGattacgtgtgtctgtgtgtgtgtgacgtgtctttgtctccgtgtgtgtgtcctgtgtactCTTCTCACCGTGGCCATTGGGCTTGGCCTTCAGAATGTAGAACATGATAATGAGCACAATGGCTATGGCCATGATGAAGATGGTTGACATGGCGATGATGAGAGCTGTTGCCAGGTGACCCTGTCCTGTAGCATCTGAAGTGTGAAAACAGTGTTTTTACAAAACTTTGTAAAAAGACTTGAATGGGGATGGGTGATTTCCTGTTCCATGGTAGATAACTATTTATAAACACGTACCTTTATGTGGATGGGGGAAGATGGTGGTGCTTCCAGGATCCTTCTGTACTTTCCCAGAAGGcaccactgtcgttttcatgCCTGCAATACATATCCACATATACATAGTGTGTTAGGTTTCAGCCAATGGGTTTCTGTCACAACTTCAATTGAAGGAAAGCTCCACCATTCTTTCACATCTTTTAATGTTTCATTAGTGCTGTCAATTTGTCTAGGTGGCCATAGCTCAGACAGGGgatgctcagtgtgtgtgtgggttcctgGTAAATAGTGTGTGTTCTGACCAGTGTATGCATCCTGAATAACTGGTGgtcaccttgcatggctgactatACCAGAAATAACTGAAAAGTTTAAATGTGAAGATGGTTCATGGTTGATAATCATCCaatgtttattatcttagcGGTGTGAGGCAAGTTTTTTTTGGATGGTACAATAAAACGACATTCCATCAACTTCAATCAGCTTGGAATCCCAAATGTTTGTCTGGAGTGTGTGTCTCCCAGCCTTTCAACCCTCAACCAAAGTAAACAACGCATTTTGTGGCAAAATGTCCTCCTTACTGGCTTCCTTTCCACTGTCACctttcagcacacacacacacacacacacacacacacacacacacacacacacacacacacacacacacacacatagacacattcacacaaacatgcgTGCTGGCGGCAACCATGTGTTTGCAAACATCGCTTCTCGGGGTGTTTGTTTACTCTCTGCTGTGGTGGATACGGCTCACTGTGGAGTTGTATTTAATTCAAGAGTGGTATGCGCCTTAATCACGTTCCACAAGCAACCACCACAAACACGGCTACAAGACACACAAACGATACAGCGTAATCCCAATCAAAGGCAGAGCCCTGGCTCATAATGTGCTCCACAGTCTGTTGACTGAGAGGGAAACAACGCTGGGAGAAAGAAAATATGGCAAGCAGTATTAAGAGAATTttctgcttgtttgttttttccatAAAACTTCCTTGCATTTTATATGAACCTCACTTTGTGTTTAAGATATAAAACTGTTTTTACATCAACATCCGTATCGAACTTAAGtgtggaatatatatatatatatatatatatatatatatatatatatataaaaaatatatatatacaaattcaGCATGTAGAAATGATAAACAGCATAATGTATGTTAAACATTATATTTTTGTCTAGACTGACCTTCCTCAACACTCTTGGCacggtatataaaaaaatatgcagGAAtcaaggtatatatatatataaagaaaaaaggaaataaagtaATGTCTGAGACTCGTAcccgcctgcctgtctgtctgccagaaAGCGTTGGTGCGAGCGCTGACACGTTAATCATCCGATACGCGCAACACGTTAATCACGCTAATCATCTTTCTCATACCCTTACAAATGATcgcacacgcgcagacacacacacacacacgcggtggAGTCTCAGGCGGTAGCTAGGCTACTTTTCCAACTGCGTGGCGAGTGGCAGCCTGCCTTCGCTTCAAGCGATGCTCGGTTTCTGGTGTGCTTGCTTCTATTTTTGAGAGCCACGAGCAATTATTTTCCGCTTCTCATTAAAAAGTGTCTGATCACTTCAGTCTCCCCTTGGGTgtgctctctcctcacctcttaTAACGCCGGTTCGGAATTTTCATATTTCACAACACGCTCGTTAAATAAGATAAATGAACGAAAACAAGAGTATTTATGAGCGCACCGAAAACCACGGGGTGTGTGAGTCtgggtgagtgcgtgtgtgtgtgtgtgtgtgtgtgtgtgtgtgtgtgtgtgtgtgcgtgtgcgtgtgtgtgtgtgtctgtgtgtgtttgtgtgtgtgtgtgttttcgtgcatacgtgcgtgtgtgtatgatggtgtgtgtgtcgcgAAAATGTTAATCTGCATTTCTATAGCAACTTGCATGCATAAAAAGTATGTCAAAGAAAAATGCTggatgtgtgcctgcgtgtgtatgtatgtgtgtatttgtgtgcatgcatgcaggcatgtgtgcgtgtgtgagtgtgagtttcTGTGCATGCTATTAAAAGCGTTTTTATGAGATTGTGTATCAATGAGAAAGCCAGAGGGGAGTGGGGATCCAATCAATATACAGAATAGATTACTCATAAAAATAACTCAGATGGCCAACTTAttcttgacctctgaccttagTCGCCCTGCGCATTATCATTGGACCAGACTGCGCATGCAGCATGACTTGGCATCATTAGAGGAGCCAGAAGATACTTACTTTAGACAAATAGATCTATAAAGATTATGCAAGACTAACCCCATCattcaaataaaatgaaaagaaTAAATAAGTGAGGGGAAAATAGGAAGTAATGCTTTaaatctcactcacactcttTGGTGTTGCGTGGCGCATTCTGGCAGGAGTGGCACACCTTGCCATAGAGGTTCCTGGGCCGGTTCTCCAAGATATAGTACCTGAGAGGGATCAAAAACTCAAGtcaatattattcattttttacaTGGTAAAGGCAGCCTCGGGGAGCAATGTCCTTTCACTTTATGTTTCCTGAGAGAACACACTCTGGTCTTTGGCTTTCCATCAGCAGTGGGGGAAAACTCTTAAAAGCCACACCAGCAGAACCATGCATtggacctctgacctctgacctctgacctctgacggGTTAACGTCCATTCAACCCCCTCTGTCAATAAAAAGATTATGAAACGTACCGTAAAATAAATCAGTGAAAATTAACATTACATTAATCTCAATTTAATATTTACATATAAATAGAAATGAAAAATAGTAGTGGGATTACTTATTACCACATCAAAATAAATTTGTTTTCTGCCGCCCCCATATCTCGGTTTCGAAAGATAAACCGTGTATTGCTGCATCCTCCCTCACATTTGCACAGTATCTCTCGTTCGCATGAGGCTGGCTGGTAATGCAATATGTAGAGCTCGACATATCACATTCTACCAACCGGCCCTACCCCAGCACCGCAGGCCTGGAGGAACGATAAGTGAAATAATCAATCATTTCCATCGCTAACCAAACCCTGAGAAATGCCCATCTAACCAGCAGCAGGAGGGTACATCTGAGGCTTCCATTTCAATCTTTGGGCTTTTAGGGGCCATTTCTTTTTTACTGGATGAACCTAAAACCTCAATTGAAAGCAGGCTAGATTTTTTGGTGGCGGTCAAGTTCCAGGGGGAGTATAGGGAAGTGGGGTTTGAACAAATATGTCCAACATAAGCATGCTTCCCGGTTTGAGGTTATCTGGCATTAGAAGTCTTTAGAAAAAACTTGAGCTGTACCATTAACATTTATAACTTGTTATGGAGATTAGAAAGCACTTTGATATGTGAGAAACACTCTTAGCTGTTCACGCTATGACAATTGAATACAAATATCATTGTAATTTCTGCTTCCTGCGGCCACTCTGAACTCTGTCCAGTTGTCTTTATAAGCTAGGTTGTGCTGCACAATTATTTTTTGTTGCTGATCCAATATTATTGTATTCTCTCATTATTCTCACTTACTTTGTATTAAGGTGTCTGCCTAAAGCCTTAAGGTAGAATGTCAAGCTAGTGctcaggtagagagagagagagagagagagagagagagagagagagagagacggagcgcGTTAGAGCAGCAGATTGACGACTTGCGAGAGAGCGGGGAGACGAGGGATCTGGGACCATTTAAAGGCCCTTTATTGACTCCGTGCTCCGGTGACGGACGCCGTGGCGTTACACAGAGCAGCTGTGGGGCTGCGGTGGGCGCCACGGCGATCGGAGGGTTCAGGATGTGGTGGATGTCGGAGTTGCCTATCCTTTGTGTGTCAAGCGTAGAGCCCGAGAAAACAAAAGTGAACCCGGGTGGTCCCGACATCTCAAGGCTAAGCTGATAGGTGCCTCCCTTTCCAGACCACACGTTTGCAATGTCTATATACTTGCACATGTAATGGCACATATCGATCGTGCTGTGTTTCTTTTGCATGtgggtgtgcgcatgtgtgtcttGTTGACgcacaaaatgtattttcaacAGGCGGGAATTTGACACAGATGTTACAAACAAGGTTTGAGGGTTTATTCAAAATAAGCAGTGTAACATAGCACTGCATCAGTCTGAAATGTAGTACAATTTCCCGAATGACTATTAATATCATACACATCTGGTGtgaaacattgtgtgtgtgtgtgtgtgttagtgtgtgtccgTGCCGGCGCCtgcctgtttgtttgtatgtgcatgaGTCTGCGTACTCTTgtccgtgcctgtgtgtgtgtgtgtgtgtgtgtgtgtgtgtgtgtgtgtgtgtgtgtgtgtgtgtgtgtgtgtgtgtgtgtgtgtgtgtgtgtgggtaggtgcGTGTTGAAAATCTCACCCGGGCAGGCATGGCCCACACTCTGCATCACTGTCGGTGGTCCCAGCACTCAGCACAGTGGCCCGGTAGAGTGCATCACAGTCCTTGTGGCGTCGGCAGATCTCATACTTCCCCTTGGAGTACTTCCCGTGCGTACATGCCACACAGGCAAAGTCGTCATCCTTCACCCCGTAGCCACAGGACTGGCGTGTTAAGACATGGCAGCAGCAATGGCACCGCATGAGGAGAGAAGATGGGCTTTAGAATAGAGTGTCCCGCATGCTTTCCTACAAATGTTTGATGTCCATAAAACGACTACTTTTTTGAGAACTTTTAAATAGATTTACCACAGTGAACCCGTACAGACCTGCAttggcaggcgcacacacacacacacacacacacacacacacacacacacacacacacacacacacacacacacacacacacacacacacacacacacacatcaagacacacaaacacacttgttcctgctctgtccctctttcaTCTTTTTCATCTGTCTCTTTCATCTGTATATTAAAACAGGCCCATCGAGGCCACCTCTTTGCTTTGGGCTAGATTAGCTCTCGAGAAATCAATTTTTTCTCCATtgctattttattttcattagtTGTTTGCTTTAGGCATGATTCCATCCCTTCACATTATAGATGGAAACCCATATTTTGTACCCAGACTCCATGTTCGTCTATGTTCCAAAAATAATCCTGTCTGCACTCGAATCCTACAGTACATTTTTATGGTAAcctcacacacttacacacacttacacacacttacacacacacacacacacacacacacacacacacacacacacacacacacacacacacacacacacacacacacacacacacacacacacacacacacacacacacagttacaggCATTATGCATAATCAAGGCAAACACCAGCAAGTCTTAAAGACCTTTGATCATCCTAAACTACAAAATTGTCTAAATCTCTTCTCTATCATGTTGCTTGCAAGTGGCCCAATAGGCTTTTAATGACCGAAGGCTCTTTGGTCTTCAGCATTGCTTTAACTCTAATGGCACAGAGAAGTTGAATCAACATTAAACCCACAGTCAAAGGCAGCCAACAGTAATGAATAATGCATAAAGATTTTGAAATAGATGAGGAGAGAAAGAATGGTTGATAGTGAAATGCGAACATGATTTCTTAATAATTAAGGGTCCACAAAGGCTA from the Gadus macrocephalus chromosome 20, ASM3116895v1 genome contains:
- the edar gene encoding tumor necrosis factor receptor superfamily member EDAR isoform X2 → MTFSFFSVHLLFGLFQEREAKMSHRRSQVKALYMSLLLVCCMSRGGAEYSICGEFEFFNQTSNSCQACPQCQPGQEPHMSCGYGVKDDDFACVACTHGKYSKGKYEICRRHKDCDALYRATVLSAGTTDSDAECGPCLPGYYILENRPRNLYGKVCHSCQNAPRNTKECMKTTVVPSGKVQKDPGSTTIFPHPHKACCAGQVVKAVEAQVNKLEDKKDVSDNVVIYSEKDEFDKLKTPIQKTVKSENDASSENEQLLSRSMDSDEEAALERQGGAEPNGANPNLCLLNLGNKPDLCLLSLGLLARDRTPNGPIATPNPGNNISANHIGSSGQINNANHMSNANHISNANAINNNNKTTGILQSRRKKILDLYARACSVAEGLSPTELPFDCLEKASRMLSSSYSSEAAVVKTWRHLAESFGLKRDEIGGMSDGLQLFERVSTAGYSIPDLLTRLVQIERLDAVESLCSDVLGVSEMAAAAVAAAAAVGLAAGSPTGVGCQGIGSFHSQLACSSPPPSLCPSPRCASV
- the edar gene encoding tumor necrosis factor receptor superfamily member EDAR isoform X1, translating into MTFSFFSVHLLFGLFQEREAKMSHRRSQVKALYMSLLLVCCMSRGGAEYSICGEFEFFNQTSNSCQACPQCQPGQEPHMSCGYGVKDDDFACVACTHGKYSKGKYEICRRHKDCDALYRATVLSAGTTDSDAECGPCLPGYYILENRPRNLYGKVCHSCQNAPRNTKECMKTTVVPSGKVQKDPGSTTIFPHPHKDATGQGHLATALIIAMSTIFIMAIAIVLIIMFYILKAKPNGHACCAGQVVKAVEAQVNKLEDKKDVSDNVVIYSEKDEFDKLKTPIQKTVKSENDASSENEQLLSRSMDSDEEAALERQGGAEPNGANPNLCLLNLGNKPDLCLLSLGLLARDRTPNGPIATPNPGNNISANHIGSSGQINNANHMSNANHISNANAINNNNKTTGILQSRRKKILDLYARACSVAEGLSPTELPFDCLEKASRMLSSSYSSEAAVVKTWRHLAESFGLKRDEIGGMSDGLQLFERVSTAGYSIPDLLTRLVQIERLDAVESLCSDVLGVSEMAAAAVAAAAAVGLAAGSPTGVGCQGIGSFHSQLACSSPPPSLCPSPRCASV